Proteins encoded in a region of the Puniceibacterium sp. IMCC21224 genome:
- a CDS encoding phosphoenolpyruvate carboxykinase, producing the protein MTFGRVNPNFRLEDQGIEGLGNVYYNLMEPALIDAALKRSEGTLGNGGAFLVATGAFTGRSPKDKHVVRTPSVEDKIWWDNNAAMTPEAFDALYADMIEHMKGGDYFVQDLVGGADPAHCIDVRVITELAWHGLFIRHMLRRPDAEDLNDFTADFTIINCPTFKADPARHGCRSETVIALNFDKKLILIGNTEYAGENKKSVFTLLNYLLPEKGIMPMHCSANHATGNPVDTAVFFGLSGTGKTTLSADPDRTLIGDDEHGWSDRGTFNFEGGCYAKTINLRREAEPEIYDTTSKFGTVIENMVFDPDTFELDFDDDSLTANMRAAYPLDYISNASKTALGGHPKNIIMLTCDAFGVLPPIARLTPAQAMYHFLSGFTSKVAGTERGVTEPEPTFSTCFGAPFMPRRPEVYGNLLRDKIAKHGATCWLVNTGWTGGAYGTGSRMPIKATRALLSAALNGSLANAEFRKDPNFGFEVPESVDGVAEVLLHPRRTWEDKSAYDAQSRKLVQMFADNFAQYVPFIDDDVKAAAIS; encoded by the coding sequence ATGACATTTGGACGGGTGAACCCGAACTTCCGCCTCGAGGATCAGGGGATCGAGGGACTGGGGAATGTCTATTACAACCTTATGGAGCCGGCGCTGATTGACGCGGCACTCAAGCGGAGCGAAGGCACGCTGGGCAACGGCGGCGCGTTTCTGGTTGCTACCGGCGCCTTTACGGGGCGCTCCCCCAAGGACAAGCACGTGGTGCGCACCCCATCGGTCGAGGATAAGATCTGGTGGGACAACAACGCGGCGATGACGCCCGAAGCGTTCGACGCCCTTTACGCCGACATGATTGAACACATGAAGGGCGGCGATTATTTTGTGCAGGACCTGGTGGGTGGTGCCGATCCGGCCCATTGCATCGACGTGCGCGTCATCACCGAACTTGCCTGGCACGGGCTGTTCATCCGCCACATGCTGCGTCGCCCGGATGCCGAGGATCTGAACGATTTCACCGCCGATTTCACCATCATCAACTGCCCGACATTCAAGGCAGACCCGGCCCGCCACGGCTGCCGGTCCGAAACGGTGATCGCGCTGAACTTTGACAAAAAGCTGATCCTGATCGGCAATACCGAATATGCCGGTGAGAACAAGAAATCTGTATTCACGTTGCTGAACTACCTGCTGCCGGAAAAGGGCATCATGCCGATGCACTGCTCCGCCAACCATGCCACCGGAAACCCGGTCGATACGGCGGTGTTCTTTGGGCTGTCCGGCACCGGCAAGACGACGCTGTCCGCCGATCCGGACCGTACGCTGATCGGTGACGACGAACATGGCTGGTCGGATCGCGGCACCTTCAATTTCGAGGGCGGCTGCTATGCCAAGACGATCAATCTGCGCCGCGAGGCAGAACCAGAGATCTACGACACCACCAGCAAGTTCGGCACCGTAATCGAAAATATGGTGTTCGATCCCGACACATTCGAGCTGGATTTTGACGATGATAGCCTGACCGCAAACATGCGCGCGGCTTATCCTCTAGACTACATCTCGAATGCGTCCAAGACCGCGCTTGGGGGCCATCCCAAGAACATCATCATGCTGACCTGTGATGCATTTGGTGTGCTGCCTCCGATTGCGCGGCTGACACCGGCGCAGGCGATGTACCACTTCTTGTCTGGGTTCACCTCCAAGGTTGCCGGCACCGAACGCGGTGTAACCGAACCCGAGCCGACCTTTTCGACCTGTTTTGGCGCCCCCTTCATGCCGCGCCGCCCCGAAGTTTACGGCAATCTGCTGCGCGACAAGATCGCCAAGCATGGCGCCACCTGCTGGCTGGTCAACACCGGCTGGACCGGCGGCGCCTATGGCACCGGTTCGCGTATGCCAATCAAGGCGACCCGCGCGCTGCTATCCGCAGCCCTGAACGGCAGCCTTGCCAATGCCGAATTCCGCAAGGACCCCAACTTTGGCTTTGAAGTGCCCGAATCCGTCGACGGCGTGGCCGAAGTGCTGCTGCACCCGCGCCGCACATGGGAGGACAAGTCGGCCTATGACGCCCAGTCCCGCAAGCTGGTGCAGATGTTTGCCGACAATTTTGCGCAATATGTGCCGTTCATCGACGACGACGTCAAAGCCGCCGCAATCAGCTGA
- a CDS encoding response regulator transcription factor translates to MSRIALVDDDRNILTSVSITLEAEGFEVETYNDGQSALDAFSKRLPDMAVFDIKMPRMDGMDLLQRVRQKSKMPIIFLTSKDDEIDEVLGLRMGADDYVKKPFSQRLLVERIRALLRRQEAVAGDIVGDTEETKIMTRGSLSMDPLRHAVVWKGQDVSLTVTEFLLLQALAQRPGFVKSRDQLMDVAYDDQVYVDDRTIDSHIKRLRKKMRSVDDEFSAIETLYGIGYRYNEE, encoded by the coding sequence ATGTCCAGAATCGCCCTCGTGGACGACGACAGAAATATTCTGACTTCGGTGTCTATCACGCTTGAGGCAGAAGGTTTTGAGGTCGAAACTTATAATGACGGTCAGTCCGCGCTGGATGCATTTAGCAAGAGGCTGCCTGACATGGCTGTCTTTGACATCAAGATGCCGCGTATGGACGGAATGGACCTGTTGCAGCGGGTGCGGCAGAAATCGAAAATGCCGATTATCTTTCTGACTTCCAAAGATGACGAGATTGACGAGGTTCTGGGCCTGCGTATGGGCGCAGACGACTATGTTAAAAAGCCATTTTCGCAGCGCCTTTTGGTCGAACGCATCCGGGCGCTGTTGCGCCGTCAGGAGGCGGTGGCCGGTGATATCGTGGGCGACACGGAAGAAACCAAGATCATGACTCGCGGTAGCCTGTCGATGGACCCGCTGCGCCATGCTGTGGTCTGGAAGGGTCAGGATGTCTCGCTGACCGTGACGGAATTCCTGCTATTGCAGGCTCTCGCGCAGCGCCCCGGTTTCGTCAAGAGCCGCGACCAACTGATGGACGTCGCTTATGATGATCAGGTTTATGTGGATGACCGCACCATCGACAGCCACATTAAGCGGCTGCGCAAGAAAATGCGCAGTGTCGATGACGAGTTCTCGGCAATTGAGACGCTGTACGGTATCGGATACCGCTACAACGAAGAGTAA
- a CDS encoding sensor histidine kinase gives MALAERITMRDNAPAERRDADVVLGDDWVAPDSTVEKEMQASRARRGVFSLNRSPLTRKIITFNLIALNVLVAGILYLNSSRDTLAVQQVNSMQSEVELIADVFEAQLPAGAPVSLGTGDGINVAETLRGIDLRAGMELLIYDSANFLVGEATGTVPPAIAVQKRGDGSNTLISDFLASLWRGLSGFFNLVSGTEEAPLEDTLRQMIETGNPTETRVSSETGADGDAIFTALTPIRQGERIVGTVAVVSDALEIDAAVRAERERVLQMFVIATLVSIGLSLVLASTISNPISDLADAAELGRDRHSRQKSPGRIRIPDLTARPDEIGRLSGALRGMVSALYDRIDGNEQFAADVAHEIKNPLASLRSAVGSLRMIKKEEHRVRLLDVIEHDVRRLDRLVSDISNASRLDSELVKEEEVPFNLLEMLNNLAQYLGEDAKKKGVEFIVDLPSRPIEIQGLEARLAQVFVNLIVNAISFCEDGDAIRVWARRRENRVLVVVEDTGPGIPEEALSKIFKRFYSQRPETDFGNNSGLGLAISKQIVEAHGGVIWAENIRPTEADVTSEPLGARFVVGLPI, from the coding sequence ATGGCCCTGGCCGAGAGGATCACGATGCGCGACAACGCCCCTGCTGAACGCCGGGACGCTGATGTTGTTTTGGGCGACGATTGGGTCGCCCCGGACAGCACGGTCGAAAAGGAAATGCAGGCCAGCCGGGCACGGCGTGGCGTGTTTTCACTTAACCGCTCGCCACTGACGCGCAAGATCATCACTTTTAACCTGATTGCGCTGAATGTGCTGGTGGCGGGGATTTTGTATCTCAATTCGTCACGTGATACGCTTGCCGTGCAGCAGGTCAACTCGATGCAGAGCGAAGTCGAGCTGATCGCCGATGTGTTTGAGGCGCAATTGCCTGCGGGTGCGCCGGTGTCGCTGGGCACAGGTGACGGAATCAACGTGGCCGAAACGCTGCGCGGTATCGATCTGCGCGCCGGGATGGAGCTACTGATCTACGATTCGGCGAATTTTCTGGTGGGTGAAGCGACGGGGACCGTCCCGCCGGCAATTGCTGTGCAGAAGCGTGGTGACGGGTCCAATACCCTGATCTCGGATTTTCTGGCCAGCCTGTGGCGCGGGTTGTCAGGCTTTTTCAACCTCGTTTCAGGGACTGAAGAAGCGCCACTGGAAGATACACTGCGGCAAATGATCGAAACCGGGAACCCCACTGAAACTCGTGTGAGTTCGGAAACGGGGGCGGACGGAGATGCGATATTCACTGCATTGACACCCATTCGGCAGGGTGAGCGGATCGTCGGTACCGTTGCTGTGGTCAGCGATGCCCTCGAAATTGACGCTGCTGTGCGTGCCGAACGCGAGCGGGTGTTGCAGATGTTTGTCATCGCGACGCTGGTGTCTATTGGTCTCAGTCTGGTGCTTGCCTCCACAATCTCAAATCCGATATCGGATTTGGCGGACGCGGCCGAACTGGGGCGCGACCGCCACTCACGACAGAAATCGCCGGGGCGTATCCGTATCCCGGATCTTACCGCGCGTCCGGACGAAATCGGGCGCCTCAGCGGTGCGCTGCGCGGTATGGTGTCGGCGTTGTATGACCGGATCGATGGGAACGAACAGTTTGCAGCCGACGTGGCGCATGAGATCAAGAACCCGCTGGCCAGCCTGCGATCGGCCGTCGGGTCGCTGCGTATGATCAAAAAAGAAGAGCATCGGGTGCGCCTGCTCGACGTGATTGAACATGATGTGCGGAGGCTGGATCGGCTAGTCAGCGATATCTCGAATGCATCGAGGCTGGATTCCGAGTTGGTGAAGGAAGAAGAAGTACCTTTCAACCTTTTAGAAATGCTCAACAACCTGGCGCAGTATTTGGGCGAGGACGCCAAGAAAAAAGGGGTCGAGTTCATCGTCGACCTGCCGTCGCGTCCGATCGAAATTCAAGGGCTTGAAGCCAGGTTGGCCCAGGTCTTTGTTAACCTGATCGTGAACGCGATCAGCTTTTGCGAAGACGGTGACGCAATCCGTGTCTGGGCGCGGCGGCGTGAAAATCGCGTGCTGGTGGTGGTCGAGGATACCGGCCCAGGCATCCCCGAAGAGGCGCTGAGCAAGATTTTCAAGCGCTTCTATTCACAGCGGCCTGAAACCGACTTTGGCAATAATTCTGGCCTCGGACTCGCCATTTCCAAGCAGATCGTTGAGGCGCATGGCGGCGTGATCTGGGCTGAAAACATCCGTCCAACCGAAGCGGATGTGACATCGGAACCCTTGGGTGCGCGCTTTGTCGTGGGCCTGCCGATCTGA
- a CDS encoding HPr kinase/phosphorylase produces the protein MAVDGRAVLIRGASGSGKSALALEMMARGAHLVADDRVVLSTTEHGIALSAPDPIRGLIEARGVGILHAKVVCGARLFVVVDLDHLETERLPQRRKISLLGHSLPLLHKVDTAYFPASLVQYLRAERRE, from the coding sequence GTGGCAGTTGATGGGCGTGCGGTTCTGATCCGGGGCGCGTCTGGCAGTGGCAAATCGGCGCTGGCGCTTGAGATGATGGCGCGCGGCGCGCACCTGGTTGCAGATGACCGGGTGGTTTTGTCAACGACCGAACACGGCATCGCGCTTTCAGCGCCCGACCCGATCCGGGGGCTGATCGAGGCGCGTGGCGTTGGTATTCTGCATGCCAAGGTTGTTTGTGGCGCGCGGCTTTTCGTTGTGGTTGATTTGGACCATTTGGAAACAGAGCGTTTGCCGCAGCGCAGAAAAATATCTCTTCTGGGGCACTCTCTGCCCTTGCTTCACAAAGTTGACACAGCCTATTTTCCCGCAAGCCTGGTACAATATCTAAGGGCTGAACGGAGAGAGTGA
- the rapZ gene encoding RNase adapter RapZ, translated as MPSLSDGSLQRVVLVTGPSGAGRSTAINALEDLGYEAIDNIPLNLIPRLLDGATLLRPMALGIDVRNRDFSTEALLDLQTRMSGEQGLSLELLYLDCNPEVLVRRYSETRRRHPMAPDASPTDGIAREIVLLEPVKARTDILIDTTDLTPHDLRAQVQDWFGLDTGQSMAVSVHSFSYKRGLPHGVDMVLDCRFLNNPYWQPELRGLTGMDEQVTAYVAKDPRYAQFLDHVLNLLTFQLPTSLTEGKAHFSIGFGCTGGQHRSVAVTENVALSLAQVGWQVSIRHRELERRGLMPVTERFLAKSGRSPE; from the coding sequence ATGCCCAGCCTGTCAGATGGATCGTTGCAACGCGTCGTTTTGGTCACCGGACCGTCGGGCGCCGGTCGCAGCACTGCGATCAACGCGCTTGAGGATCTGGGATACGAGGCGATTGACAACATTCCGCTCAACCTGATCCCCAGATTACTGGATGGCGCGACATTGTTACGTCCGATGGCATTGGGCATCGACGTACGAAACCGCGATTTCTCGACCGAGGCGCTGCTGGATCTACAGACACGGATGTCCGGGGAACAGGGGCTAAGCCTTGAACTGCTCTATCTTGACTGCAATCCTGAGGTTCTGGTGCGGCGCTATTCGGAAACACGGCGTAGGCATCCGATGGCGCCCGATGCATCACCCACCGACGGCATCGCGCGCGAGATTGTGTTGCTGGAGCCGGTCAAGGCACGCACGGACATTCTGATCGACACCACGGATCTGACGCCTCATGATCTGCGCGCACAGGTGCAGGACTGGTTCGGGCTGGATACCGGGCAATCCATGGCCGTGTCAGTGCATTCGTTTTCGTACAAACGTGGCTTGCCCCACGGGGTGGACATGGTGCTGGATTGCCGGTTCCTGAACAATCCATATTGGCAACCCGAACTGCGCGGCCTGACCGGTATGGACGAACAGGTGACAGCCTATGTCGCCAAAGATCCGAGGTATGCGCAGTTCCTGGATCACGTGCTCAACTTGCTCACCTTTCAGCTGCCGACGAGCCTGACCGAGGGCAAGGCGCATTTCTCAATCGGGTTCGGGTGTACCGGAGGGCAACACAGGTCGGTCGCAGTGACTGAAAATGTGGCACTTAGCCTTGCGCAGGTGGGCTGGCAGGTGTCAATTAGACACAGAGAACTGGAACGGCGCGGTCTGATGCCCGTGACCGAGCGTTTCCTGGCTAAAAGCGGAAGGTCGCCGGAGTGA
- a CDS encoding PTS sugar transporter subunit IIA: protein MIGIVIVAHGGLAREYLAAVEHVVGAQPGIQAIAIESDHNRERKQSEICTAADAVDQGEGVVVVTDMFGGSPSNLSLLACRPDNRRILYGMNLPMLIKLAKSRQKTVPDAVRAALEAGRKYIDSQNIKPKDGSGEGDTPA, encoded by the coding sequence GTGATCGGAATCGTGATCGTGGCGCATGGCGGGTTGGCGCGGGAATACCTCGCCGCGGTTGAACATGTTGTGGGCGCCCAGCCGGGCATTCAGGCGATTGCCATTGAATCCGACCACAACCGCGAGCGCAAGCAATCCGAGATTTGCACCGCCGCTGACGCCGTCGACCAGGGCGAAGGCGTGGTTGTGGTGACTGATATGTTTGGCGGTTCACCGTCGAACCTGAGCCTGCTGGCCTGTCGACCTGACAATCGCCGGATCCTCTACGGGATGAACCTGCCGATGCTGATCAAACTGGCAAAAAGCCGCCAGAAAACGGTGCCGGATGCGGTGCGGGCGGCGCTCGAGGCGGGGCGTAAATATATTGACAGTCAGAACATAAAGCCGAAAGACGGGTCGGGCGAGGGCGACACACCCGCCTGA
- a CDS encoding HPr family phosphocarrier protein, whose amino-acid sequence MTESVRRDLRIINEKGLHARASAKLVEVVEGFDATAEVSRDGLSAGGDSIMGLLMLAASKGTTIEVETCGPDAVALADAIDKLIADRFGEDC is encoded by the coding sequence ATGACGGAATCAGTGCGCCGCGATTTGCGGATCATCAACGAAAAGGGGCTACATGCCCGCGCCTCTGCCAAGCTGGTCGAGGTGGTGGAGGGCTTTGATGCCACCGCCGAGGTATCTCGGGATGGACTAAGTGCCGGAGGTGACAGCATTATGGGGCTTTTGATGTTGGCAGCCTCAAAGGGAACCACTATTGAGGTTGAAACCTGCGGTCCCGACGCTGTTGCGCTGGCGGATGCCATCGACAAACTGATTGCGGACCGCTTCGGTGAGGATTGCTGA